A single region of the Bacillus cereus genome encodes:
- a CDS encoding phage tail protein, translating to MLGSKELKGEMELSNIVDFKNVTTAGLESSPVAEALAGLRAHEARYFMNKYKHEFTVVPASESEETLNYVNRILKEERNIEFAAKPLETSCFQVENIKFSYVFYEDGLAVNVMYTLDNPKKRAVGFKLSEGMEIPKELEEKFKFARQKSKLAGTIRGSFFVIKGEYSAS from the coding sequence TTGTTAGGAAGTAAAGAGTTAAAAGGAGAGATGGAATTGTCCAATATCGTAGATTTTAAAAATGTAACTACAGCCGGTTTAGAATCTTCACCTGTAGCAGAAGCGCTGGCTGGTTTACGCGCCCATGAAGCTCGTTACTTTATGAACAAATATAAGCATGAATTTACGGTTGTACCAGCTAGTGAAAGCGAGGAGACTCTTAATTATGTGAATCGCATTTTGAAAGAAGAACGTAATATTGAGTTTGCGGCTAAACCTTTAGAAACATCGTGTTTTCAAGTGGAAAATATTAAATTTTCCTATGTCTTCTATGAGGATGGTCTTGCAGTTAACGTCATGTATACGCTGGATAATCCGAAGAAGCGGGCTGTTGGATTTAAGCTTTCTGAGGGAATGGAGATACCAAAGGAGTTAGAAGAGAAATTTAAGTTTGCTAGGCAGAAGTCTAAACTTGCTGGAACAATTCGAGGTTCGTTTTTTGTAATTAAAGGAGAATATAGTGCAAGTTGA
- a CDS encoding helix-turn-helix domain-containing protein yields the protein MNDLIGVKIKSLRKERKLTLKQIADQTNLSISFLSQVERSKSSITLESLKKISEALGVNPSYFFSESEKQTTPTVMRNIISKTNTLHNQFFYRDLAGNIENPLFNPILVLLNPGAQREESYSHSGQEFLYILEGKLTIIIDKEEHVLNPYDCIFLDSTTPHNWMNKTDSVVKLLCVSSIPV from the coding sequence GTGAACGATTTAATTGGAGTAAAAATAAAGAGTTTGAGAAAAGAGCGTAAGTTAACATTAAAACAAATTGCTGATCAGACGAATCTTTCAATCAGCTTTTTATCGCAAGTCGAACGATCAAAATCATCCATAACACTCGAATCATTGAAAAAAATTTCAGAAGCACTCGGTGTCAATCCGAGCTACTTTTTTTCAGAGTCCGAAAAGCAGACAACACCAACAGTTATGAGAAACATCATTAGTAAGACGAACACTCTACATAACCAATTTTTTTATAGAGATTTAGCGGGCAACATTGAAAATCCACTATTTAATCCCATTTTAGTTTTGCTTAACCCAGGTGCTCAAAGAGAGGAATCTTATTCACATTCGGGGCAAGAATTTCTATACATTCTAGAAGGAAAACTGACGATCATCATTGACAAAGAGGAGCATGTTTTGAATCCTTATGATTGTATTTTCCTAGATTCAACAACACCTCACAATTGGATGAATAAAACAGATTCGGTTGTAAAACTCCTTTGCGTTTCAAGTATTCCTGTGTAA
- a CDS encoding helix-turn-helix transcriptional regulator, with product MKKVERINTIMRYINNRSHFTISEIIQEFNISRSTAIRDIREIEAMGMPLVAEVGRDGGYSVMHNSILPVVRFTDNEVKALFIAFMATRNQQLPYLKSRQSLAEKLLGLISENQQDDLVVLNQLLLFEGTNPNNPDLLELSDLPHPMLEKLIQILLLDSHLLITIKEEKEIKSYPIYLLHLYKEKSHWIIEGFDLKEEKKKIFPVDHLTNVEPYKPKQRLSKKKILEKLSKRDEAINLVIELGPKAIAQFKKYHPLKVSISYTDPYQSTAILKTFINVNNLDELTEIINWLLFLGGDIKVREMPEEALEILQERLCLYCP from the coding sequence ATGAAAAAAGTTGAACGAATTAATACTATCATGCGGTACATCAACAACCGCTCCCACTTTACAATTTCTGAAATCATACAAGAATTTAACATCTCACGATCGACAGCTATTAGAGACATTAGAGAAATTGAAGCTATGGGGATGCCGCTTGTCGCTGAAGTTGGAAGAGATGGAGGATATTCTGTCATGCATAACTCTATCCTGCCCGTTGTTCGCTTTACCGATAATGAGGTTAAAGCTCTTTTTATTGCCTTTATGGCCACAAGAAATCAACAACTCCCTTATCTAAAGAGTCGTCAATCTTTAGCTGAAAAACTACTAGGACTCATCTCAGAAAACCAGCAGGATGACCTTGTTGTTTTAAATCAGCTCTTGCTTTTTGAAGGGACTAATCCCAATAATCCGGACCTACTTGAGCTTTCTGACCTCCCTCATCCTATGTTAGAAAAACTCATCCAAATCCTTCTTTTGGATAGCCATTTATTGATTACCATAAAAGAAGAGAAGGAAATCAAGTCTTATCCAATTTATCTATTGCACCTTTATAAAGAAAAAAGCCATTGGATAATTGAAGGCTTTGACTTAAAGGAAGAAAAGAAGAAAATATTTCCTGTCGACCATCTCACCAATGTCGAACCCTACAAACCGAAACAAAGATTAAGTAAGAAAAAGATTTTAGAAAAACTAAGTAAGAGGGACGAAGCAATTAACCTCGTAATTGAACTTGGTCCAAAAGCGATTGCCCAGTTCAAAAAATATCATCCTTTAAAAGTTTCAATTTCCTATACAGATCCTTACCAATCCACAGCCATTCTAAAGACTTTTATCAATGTTAACAATCTAGATGAATTAACAGAAATAATAAATTGGCTACTTTTCCTAGGTGGGGATATCAAGGTCAGAGAAATGCCCGAAGAAGCCTTAGAAATTTTACAAGAGAGATTATGCTTATATTGCCCATAA
- a CDS encoding isochorismatase family protein codes for MKALLVIDVQNGIVNLGDFKEELSLMENVINDFKESNSPVIFMKHLDDTEESPLCRGSIGSELHNSLKDYADYVLEKQTPSSFFNTELSNTLDKLGVNHLFIIGFETEFCCMFTAISAFDRGYKVTFIKDAAGTTNTEKSYEMQGLDIRNFVGKVLKWSSVIEVLDYERYVEVYKTENTI; via the coding sequence ATGAAAGCACTTTTGGTCATTGATGTGCAAAATGGCATTGTTAATTTAGGTGATTTCAAAGAAGAACTTTCATTGATGGAAAATGTGATTAACGATTTCAAAGAAAGTAATAGTCCTGTAATCTTTATGAAGCATTTGGATGACACAGAAGAAAGTCCTTTGTGTAGAGGTTCTATTGGTTCTGAACTACATAATTCATTAAAAGACTATGCTGATTATGTACTTGAAAAACAAACACCAAGCTCATTTTTCAATACCGAACTCTCAAATACATTAGATAAATTAGGGGTAAATCATCTTTTTATTATTGGTTTTGAGACTGAATTTTGTTGTATGTTTACGGCTATTTCCGCATTTGATAGAGGATACAAAGTAACATTTATTAAAGATGCAGCTGGAACAACTAATACAGAAAAATCATATGAAATGCAGGGATTAGACATTAGAAACTTTGTAGGAAAAGTCCTCAAATGGTCGAGTGTTATAGAAGTATTAGACTACGAAAGATATGTAGAAGTATACAAAACAGAAAACACCATTTGA
- a CDS encoding ketoacyl-ACP synthase III, translated as MQSKARITAIGTYVPEKKLTNDDLEKLVDTNDAWIVQRTGMKERRITGDNEYASTLAFKAIENLVERYHKSLVDVDCILVSTTTPDYTFPSVACQIQEYFNIQHTGAVDFNATCAGFTYGLHLANGLITSGLHRKILIVTTETLSKITDYTDRTTCILFGDGAAAVLVEKDEEESSFIATHIGTNGEGGMHVYRKNLSTTMFGNPLRTHGKIVQNGREVYKWAARTIPIGIKELLCQAELQLEEVNWFVPHSANLRMIESICEKSGFPLDKTLTSVTYMGNTSSVSIPLALDIGMNEGKVKKGDTLLLYGFGGGLTHAGHIIKWHLARE; from the coding sequence ATGCAATCAAAAGCAAGAATTACAGCTATTGGTACCTATGTACCTGAAAAAAAGCTGACCAATGATGATTTAGAAAAATTAGTAGATACAAATGATGCATGGATTGTACAAAGAACTGGGATGAAGGAAAGAAGAATTACTGGTGATAACGAATATGCCTCTACATTAGCTTTTAAAGCTATTGAAAACTTAGTGGAACGTTATCATAAAAGTCTTGTCGACGTGGATTGTATTCTCGTTTCAACAACTACGCCTGACTACACTTTTCCAAGTGTAGCCTGCCAAATACAAGAGTATTTTAATATTCAACATACAGGTGCTGTTGATTTCAATGCGACTTGTGCTGGTTTTACATATGGATTACATCTGGCGAATGGTTTAATTACATCTGGCCTTCATCGCAAGATTTTAATTGTAACGACAGAAACCTTATCTAAGATTACAGACTATACAGATCGAACTACATGTATCTTATTTGGAGATGGAGCCGCAGCTGTTTTAGTAGAGAAAGATGAAGAAGAGTCTAGCTTTATAGCTACCCATATTGGGACAAATGGGGAAGGAGGCATGCATGTATATCGTAAAAATTTATCTACTACCATGTTTGGAAATCCTTTAAGAACACATGGGAAGATAGTTCAAAATGGAAGAGAAGTATATAAGTGGGCAGCACGGACAATACCAATTGGTATTAAAGAATTGTTATGTCAAGCAGAGTTACAACTGGAAGAGGTGAACTGGTTTGTTCCACATAGTGCTAATTTACGAATGATTGAATCTATATGTGAAAAATCAGGTTTCCCACTGGATAAAACGTTAACAAGTGTAACATACATGGGAAATACTTCTTCTGTCTCCATTCCATTAGCATTAGACATAGGTATGAATGAAGGAAAGGTGAAAAAAGGGGATACTCTCTTACTCTATGGGTTTGGAGGAGGTCTTACACACGCTGGACATATCATTAAATGGCATTTAGCAAGGGAATAG
- the plsY gene encoding glycerol-3-phosphate 1-O-acyltransferase PlsY: MIDILKIFAALVLGYLLGSLNTAVIVGKIYGKDIRSHGSKSAGLTNTLRVLGKSAAVFVLAGDILKGVIACYIGLFLSVYFYSGEAKDCVSLLAAGAGAVIGHNWPVYFGFKGGKGALTAVAVLFMVDWVMALLCLGFFVIIVALTRYVSLGTICATLLVAVISFIPVFGNTLYFYIFAFLMAFMVIFRHMENIQRLLLGTENKLIFPQR, translated from the coding sequence ATGATTGATATTTTAAAGATTTTTGCGGCATTAGTTTTGGGATACCTTTTAGGAAGCCTTAATACAGCGGTGATTGTAGGGAAAATATACGGCAAGGACATAAGAAGCCATGGAAGCAAAAGCGCCGGGCTTACCAATACTCTGAGGGTACTTGGGAAATCTGCTGCGGTGTTTGTTCTTGCGGGAGATATATTAAAAGGGGTAATTGCCTGTTATATAGGCCTGTTCCTTAGCGTTTACTTTTATTCGGGAGAGGCTAAAGATTGCGTAAGCCTTTTAGCGGCGGGCGCAGGGGCGGTTATAGGGCATAACTGGCCGGTATATTTTGGGTTTAAAGGAGGCAAGGGAGCACTTACAGCAGTGGCTGTACTGTTTATGGTTGACTGGGTTATGGCCCTTTTATGCCTTGGCTTTTTTGTGATAATAGTAGCTTTAACCCGTTATGTCTCTTTAGGTACAATATGTGCTACATTGCTTGTTGCGGTCATTTCATTTATTCCTGTTTTTGGGAATACCTTATATTTTTATATATTTGCATTCCTAATGGCGTTTATGGTTATTTTCAGGCATATGGAAAATATACAAAGGCTGCTTTTAGGAACAGAAAATAAACTTATTTTTCCACAGCGTTGA
- a CDS encoding GyrI-like domain-containing protein has product MKNYTIEEKDSFIVLGIGTELKSHYTDFAGINKEKVDFWLAVEQDGRLDTLKTLATNDYIFAVSEAVNNKMMYYAGVMTEATIQEESRVIQFPRGEYLVVKGEGKTSEELSNKLTGIAFGQALAEAKDFAYVGGPNTTVEMGRRNGLVFGEIWIPVVRK; this is encoded by the coding sequence ATGAAAAATTATACAATAGAAGAAAAAGATAGTTTTATCGTGTTAGGTATTGGAACTGAACTTAAGAGCCACTACACAGACTTTGCGGGCATAAACAAGGAAAAGGTAGACTTTTGGCTAGCCGTCGAACAAGATGGAAGGTTGGACACTTTAAAAACTTTAGCTACAAATGATTACATTTTTGCTGTGAGTGAAGCGGTGAATAACAAGATGATGTATTATGCTGGTGTCATGACAGAGGCAACGATACAAGAAGAATCTAGAGTTATCCAGTTTCCGAGGGGAGAATACCTAGTAGTTAAAGGGGAGGGCAAGACATCTGAGGAGCTAAGTAATAAGCTTACTGGTATTGCATTTGGTCAAGCATTAGCAGAAGCAAAAGATTTTGCCTATGTTGGTGGGCCAAATACAACAGTTGAGATGGGGCGGCGAAACGGCCTAGTATTTGGTGAAATATGGATTCCAGTTGTTAGGAAGTAA
- a CDS encoding YjcZ family sporulation protein: MGFGGSCGGFAGGFALLVVLFILLIIVGASCFC; encoded by the coding sequence ATGGGATTTGGTGGTAGTTGTGGCGGCTTTGCTGGAGGATTTGCTTTATTAGTTGTATTATTTATTTTATTAATCATAGTTGGGGCTAGCTGCTTCTGCTAA
- a CDS encoding aromatic amino acid transport family protein, with translation MNGNTAKKIEFQAENTAVKNENYLDPKKWHKQDTTWALSLFGTAIGAGVLFLPINAGSGGLLSLLLITILAFPVMYYSHRALAKMIYASNSADEGITGTIREYFGNKASIIFNIVYFVSIYTIVLMYSVALTNTASSFIVHQLHMPEPPRAILSLVLVLGLIAILNFGQDITVKIMSMLVYPFIASLLFIAISLIPQWNTSMLSFSSVSTTSTGTGYLGTILMILPIIVFSFNHSPMISSFVVKQRATYGIDATDAKCAQIQKVCYIMTFAVVMFFVWSSTLSLTPDDLKVAKEQNLSILSYLANELNSPVITIAAPIIAFVAITKSFLGHYIGAYEVMRDMIIKSGKKRGKDIGEKTVKTMILTFVVLTCWYVAYANPSILGIIDALSGPLVAAILCLLPMYAIRKVPVLAKYRGKMSNVFVIVIGILTVLASIKSLF, from the coding sequence ATGAATGGGAATACTGCAAAAAAAATAGAATTTCAAGCTGAAAATACTGCAGTGAAAAATGAGAACTATCTAGATCCTAAAAAGTGGCATAAACAAGATACTACCTGGGCATTGAGCCTTTTTGGAACAGCGATTGGAGCAGGAGTACTCTTTTTACCTATTAATGCAGGTTCAGGTGGTTTATTATCATTACTGTTAATTACCATACTTGCATTTCCTGTTATGTATTATTCACATAGGGCACTTGCTAAAATGATATACGCTTCTAATTCTGCTGATGAGGGGATTACAGGTACAATAAGAGAGTATTTCGGAAATAAGGCAAGTATAATTTTTAACATAGTATATTTCGTTTCAATTTATACGATAGTGCTGATGTATTCGGTTGCACTTACAAATACTGCAAGTAGTTTTATCGTGCATCAATTGCACATGCCGGAGCCCCCAAGGGCCATTTTATCTCTTGTATTAGTGCTCGGCCTTATAGCTATACTAAATTTTGGTCAAGATATTACTGTGAAAATCATGAGTATGCTAGTGTATCCTTTCATAGCTTCTCTACTTTTTATCGCAATATCTTTAATTCCACAGTGGAATACGTCAATGCTTAGCTTTTCAAGTGTTTCTACTACTTCAACAGGAACAGGATATTTGGGAACGATATTGATGATACTGCCAATCATAGTATTTTCATTTAATCATTCACCTATGATTTCATCATTTGTTGTGAAACAGAGAGCTACGTATGGAATAGACGCTACTGATGCCAAGTGTGCTCAAATACAAAAAGTTTGTTATATCATGACATTCGCTGTTGTTATGTTCTTTGTTTGGAGCAGTACTTTAAGTTTGACTCCAGATGATCTTAAGGTGGCAAAAGAACAGAACTTGTCAATCCTATCATATCTTGCTAATGAGCTTAATTCGCCTGTAATCACTATTGCAGCTCCTATCATTGCGTTTGTGGCTATTACAAAGTCTTTCCTTGGCCATTATATAGGAGCGTATGAGGTAATGCGTGACATGATTATCAAGTCCGGTAAAAAACGTGGGAAAGATATAGGAGAAAAAACAGTTAAGACAATGATTCTTACTTTTGTCGTATTAACATGCTGGTATGTAGCTTATGCAAACCCAAGTATTCTTGGAATCATTGATGCCCTTAGCGGTCCGTTAGTGGCTGCCATCTTGTGTCTATTACCAATGTATGCGATTCGTAAAGTACCAGTACTAGCTAAATACAGAGGGAAAATGAGCAATGTATTTGTCATTGTTATAGGTATACTTACTGTCTTAGCAAGTATTAAGTCATTATTTTAA
- the abaF gene encoding fosfomycin efflux MFS transporter AbaF translates to MGKTDNKQLKKVVVASMIGSVAEWYEFFLYGTASALVFGELFFQQTGSAIDGILAAFALYAVGFIARPIGGLVFGHYGDKFGRKNLLQISLIIVGITTFLMGCIPTFGSIGYWAPILLVTLRLIQGFAFGGEWGGAVILVSEHSPSDRRGYWASWPQAGVPLGNLIATIILLLLSKNLSPEQFMDWGWRVAFWFSAVVVLIGLWIRKSVDDAPIFKESQEKQAQLEKQQLGVIEVLKDHKKAIIAGIGARFAENILYYIVVTFSISYLKLVVDKDTSQILLLMFGAHAIHFFLIPLMGHLSDVWGRKPIYMTGAVLTAFWGFIGFPMMDTGNDWLIITAITIGLFIQSMTYSPYSALMTELFPTHIRYTALSLCYQVAPILAGSLAPLISLSLLNKFNSSIPISIYLVISSIISISCIMLVKETKGKSLTFKKAE, encoded by the coding sequence ATGGGGAAAACAGATAATAAGCAGTTAAAAAAAGTTGTTGTTGCATCGATGATTGGATCTGTGGCTGAATGGTATGAATTTTTCTTATATGGTACCGCTTCGGCTCTCGTTTTTGGAGAATTATTTTTCCAACAAACGGGAAGTGCTATTGACGGCATCCTGGCTGCATTTGCTCTCTATGCGGTAGGTTTTATAGCTAGACCTATTGGCGGACTTGTTTTTGGTCATTATGGTGATAAATTTGGGCGTAAAAATTTATTACAGATTAGTTTAATTATCGTTGGAATAACGACTTTCTTAATGGGATGTATTCCGACATTCGGTAGTATTGGATATTGGGCTCCGATCTTACTCGTTACTTTACGTTTAATTCAAGGATTTGCTTTCGGCGGAGAATGGGGTGGAGCTGTTATTTTAGTATCTGAGCACAGCCCTAGTGATAGACGTGGGTATTGGGCAAGCTGGCCCCAGGCAGGCGTGCCATTAGGAAATTTAATAGCAACAATTATCCTTTTACTTTTATCTAAAAATTTAAGCCCAGAGCAATTTATGGACTGGGGTTGGCGTGTAGCATTTTGGTTCTCTGCTGTTGTCGTCCTAATTGGTCTTTGGATTCGTAAAAGTGTAGACGATGCCCCTATTTTCAAAGAGTCACAAGAAAAACAAGCTCAATTAGAAAAACAACAATTAGGTGTTATAGAAGTGCTTAAAGACCATAAAAAAGCGATTATTGCTGGTATTGGAGCTCGTTTTGCAGAAAACATCTTATACTATATAGTTGTCACTTTCTCCATTAGTTATTTAAAACTTGTTGTCGATAAAGATACTTCACAAATTTTATTATTAATGTTTGGTGCTCATGCAATTCACTTTTTCCTCATCCCCTTAATGGGACACTTAAGTGATGTGTGGGGACGGAAGCCAATCTATATGACAGGAGCCGTTTTAACTGCATTTTGGGGATTTATCGGGTTTCCCATGATGGATACAGGAAATGATTGGTTAATTATAACTGCCATTACTATTGGTTTATTCATACAATCTATGACGTATTCACCATACTCCGCATTAATGACAGAGTTATTTCCAACGCACATCAGATATACAGCTTTGTCTTTATGTTATCAAGTAGCACCAATCTTGGCAGGGTCATTGGCACCACTAATTTCACTAAGTCTCCTAAATAAATTTAATAGCTCTATCCCAATTTCGATTTATTTAGTCATCTCAAGTATTATTTCAATTTCATGTATTATGTTAGTAAAAGAAACAAAAGGTAAATCACTTACATTTAAGAAAGCAGAGTAA
- a CDS encoding aldehyde dehydrogenase, whose amino-acid sequence MTVSREQIFALAKEGKLWAGNLIDGFKSAADKLENRTPIDNSFIGYIADGDERDVDAAVKVARETFEEGIWSQLSPNERKKVMIRWAQLLEEHSEELAALDCIDAGKPITECLNTDMPATIDTFYWYAEAIDKLFGKVAPTGKDALGLIVTEPIGVVGAVLPWNFPAQMFAWKVAPALAAGNSVIVKPAELTSLSAHRMIELAYEAGVPRGALSLVCGLGEKVGEPLGRHMDVDIVSFTGSTEVGRYFLKYSAESNLKEIVLECGGKSPQVVFEDADLDAAVPHILSAAFWNMSENCSCGSRLIVHESVKEELLEKLKSGLTNWKLGNPMDESVAIGPMIEEAHFNKVKSFLDITLQEGGSLVAGGNIHSDVGSGWYIEPTIFENVTADMTLFQNEVFGPILAVSTFETEEEAIELANNTSYGLAASFYSQNVQRTMRVARAIKAGTVSVNGFSEGDITTPFGGFKQSGFGGKDNGLEAFEQYVRTKVIWYVHS is encoded by the coding sequence ATGACTGTATCAAGAGAACAAATTTTTGCCCTTGCTAAAGAAGGAAAGCTATGGGCCGGCAACTTAATTGATGGTTTTAAGAGTGCTGCCGACAAATTAGAAAATCGCACTCCCATTGATAACAGCTTCATTGGCTATATTGCTGATGGAGATGAGCGGGATGTGGATGCGGCTGTTAAAGTGGCGAGGGAGACATTTGAAGAAGGGATTTGGAGTCAATTATCCCCTAATGAGCGTAAGAAAGTGATGATTCGCTGGGCGCAATTGCTCGAAGAACATAGCGAAGAACTGGCTGCCTTAGATTGTATAGATGCTGGAAAACCGATTACTGAATGTTTAAATACTGACATGCCAGCAACGATCGATACGTTTTATTGGTACGCTGAAGCGATTGATAAACTCTTTGGCAAAGTCGCTCCTACGGGTAAAGATGCTTTGGGCTTGATTGTTACTGAACCGATTGGCGTTGTTGGTGCGGTATTACCTTGGAACTTTCCCGCGCAAATGTTTGCTTGGAAAGTGGCACCTGCATTAGCTGCAGGGAATTCTGTCATTGTGAAACCGGCGGAATTAACTTCACTCAGTGCTCACCGTATGATTGAACTTGCTTATGAAGCGGGTGTTCCAAGAGGCGCTTTAAGCTTAGTATGTGGTTTAGGCGAAAAAGTAGGCGAACCATTAGGGCGACATATGGATGTGGACATTGTATCATTTACTGGTTCAACGGAAGTCGGCAGGTATTTCTTAAAATATTCAGCAGAAAGTAACCTCAAAGAAATTGTCTTAGAGTGTGGTGGTAAAAGCCCACAAGTCGTGTTTGAAGATGCTGACTTGGATGCGGCTGTTCCGCATATTTTATCAGCTGCCTTTTGGAATATGAGTGAAAACTGTAGTTGTGGTTCCCGTTTGATCGTGCATGAATCTGTCAAAGAGGAATTGTTAGAAAAATTAAAGTCTGGCTTGACAAACTGGAAATTGGGTAACCCGATGGATGAGTCAGTTGCCATTGGCCCCATGATTGAAGAAGCACACTTTAATAAAGTGAAATCGTTTTTGGATATTACGCTTCAAGAAGGAGGGAGCTTAGTCGCTGGAGGGAACATTCACAGTGATGTGGGTAGTGGCTGGTACATAGAACCAACTATTTTTGAAAATGTAACCGCTGACATGACCTTGTTCCAAAATGAAGTATTTGGTCCGATTTTAGCGGTTAGTACGTTCGAAACGGAAGAAGAAGCAATTGAACTTGCCAATAACACCTCTTATGGGTTAGCTGCTTCTTTTTATAGCCAAAATGTACAGCGGACGATGCGCGTGGCACGTGCCATTAAAGCCGGTACCGTTTCTGTGAATGGTTTTAGTGAAGGGGATATCACTACTCCATTTGGTGGCTTTAAACAATCTGGCTTTGGTGGCAAAGACAATGGATTAGAAGCTTTTGAACAATATGTGCGGACAAAAGTAATTTGGTACGTTCATTCATAA
- the dapA gene encoding 4-hydroxy-tetrahydrodipicolinate synthase has protein sequence MNFHGILVPLVTPFKNDKSLDVDTLKKLTNTFIDKGVTGLVVCGTTGEYYALNEAERENVLKTVAEVAKGRVTLIAGINDLSTEGAVNRAKQAKELGYEGLMLSPTPYSLPDQTGVIAHYETVASATDLPIIMYNFPARIGIEIEHDTVVHLSKNLNIVAIKESSGDFSRALRLLQTPFENFEVICGCDDQAVDFFFWGAKSWIAGAGNVFPEEQVAMFNAAQSGDWDKARQIMREIYPAIHSMESGNYNQKAKLGCLKGEINVGAVRLPLSDLSEEEKATFLAFFNK, from the coding sequence ATGAATTTTCATGGTATTTTAGTTCCGTTGGTTACCCCGTTTAAAAACGATAAAAGTTTAGATGTAGATACTTTAAAGAAACTGACTAACACGTTTATTGATAAAGGTGTTACTGGTTTAGTAGTGTGTGGAACGACTGGCGAATATTACGCCTTAAACGAAGCTGAACGTGAAAACGTTTTAAAAACTGTGGCAGAAGTGGCTAAAGGACGCGTAACTTTAATTGCAGGTATCAATGATTTATCAACCGAAGGAGCGGTTAACCGTGCTAAACAAGCGAAAGAATTGGGTTATGAAGGCTTAATGTTATCACCAACTCCTTATAGCCTGCCTGATCAAACGGGTGTGATTGCCCATTACGAAACTGTAGCATCAGCAACCGATTTACCGATTATCATGTACAATTTTCCTGCTCGCATTGGCATTGAAATTGAGCATGACACTGTGGTGCATCTGTCGAAAAATCTGAATATCGTCGCTATTAAAGAGAGTAGTGGTGACTTTAGTCGTGCTTTACGCTTGCTACAAACCCCATTTGAGAATTTTGAAGTGATTTGTGGCTGTGATGATCAAGCTGTAGACTTTTTCTTCTGGGGTGCGAAAAGCTGGATTGCTGGTGCAGGGAATGTGTTCCCAGAAGAGCAAGTTGCCATGTTTAATGCTGCGCAATCTGGTGACTGGGACAAGGCTCGACAAATTATGCGCGAAATCTACCCTGCTATTCATTCAATGGAATCTGGAAACTATAACCAAAAAGCCAAACTAGGCTGCCTGAAAGGTGAGATCAACGTTGGCGCGGTACGACTTCCATTATCTGATTTATCAGAAGAAGAAAAGGCGACATTCTTAGCTTTCTTTAATAAATAA